Proteins from a single region of Bacteroidota bacterium:
- the acnA gene encoding aconitate hydratase AcnA has translation MNTDPFRARDTFDTGSGSAYLYRLDAVRDLSPHFDRLPFSIKILLEGALRTLDGVGIREEDVRALAAYEPASPAQTEVPFTPGRVLLQDFTGVPAVVDLAALRSAMARNGADADEINPRVPVNLVIDHSVQVDAFALPKAFQINADIEYQRNQERYEFLRWGADAFENFSVVPPERGICHQVNLEYLATAVLQAPTDEGLPVVYPDTLVGTDSHTTMINGLGVMGWGVGGIEAEAAMLGQPIYMLMPEVVGFRLKGQLKEGVTATDLTLTVTQMLRAHGVVGKFVEFFGTGLSSMSLPDRATIANMAPEYGATMGFFPIDQETLDFMARTNRSPELVETVKRYTQLQGLFRTDATPDPEFASVLELDLAEVEPSLAGPKRPQDRITLPNVQGEFRESLTRPASPQGFGLKEDALDNTGRYEDDEGNALDMEHGDVTIAAITSCTNTSNPSVMLAAGLLAKKAVERGLSVKPYVKTSLAPGSRVVTEYLDEAGLQPYLDKLGFSLVGYGCTTCIGNSGPLPEPVAKAITDGDLIVSGVLSGNRNFEGRIHALVKANYLASPPLVVAYALAGTVDIDLQNDPIGTDADGKEVFLNEVWPSQQEILDAINASVKPSQFAEMYDGIEDSNPRWNEMPVEGGALFAWSDESTYIQEPPFFLDVTPEVPTIAPIDDARVLVKVGDSVTTDHISPAGAIPKDEPAGRFLQERGVEPKDFNSFGSRRGNDRVMTRGTFGNIRLRNRMAPGTEGGWTTYLPTGEQTYIYDAAMRYRETGTPLVVLAGNDYGMGSSRDWAAKGTILLGVRAVIAQSFERIHRSNLGGMGVLPMLFKDGADPEALGLDGTEHFSVPVTDDVKPLQNLTVTATKADGTEVSFDVTVALNTPIEVEYYRHGGILHYVLRDFLSTALETA, from the coding sequence ATGAATACCGACCCCTTTCGCGCGCGCGACACCTTCGACACCGGCTCCGGGTCGGCTTACCTCTACCGGCTCGACGCCGTCCGAGACCTCAGCCCGCACTTCGACCGGCTGCCGTTCTCGATCAAGATTCTGCTCGAAGGGGCGCTCCGCACGCTCGACGGCGTCGGCATCCGCGAAGAGGACGTGCGGGCGCTCGCGGCCTACGAGCCGGCGAGCCCAGCGCAGACGGAGGTGCCGTTCACGCCCGGCCGCGTGCTCCTCCAGGATTTCACCGGCGTCCCCGCGGTCGTTGACCTCGCTGCCCTCCGCTCGGCGATGGCGCGCAACGGGGCCGACGCCGACGAGATCAACCCCCGCGTCCCGGTCAACCTCGTCATCGACCACTCCGTCCAGGTCGATGCCTTCGCGCTCCCGAAGGCGTTCCAGATCAACGCCGACATCGAGTACCAGCGCAACCAGGAGCGCTACGAATTTCTGCGGTGGGGGGCGGACGCGTTCGAGAACTTCTCCGTCGTCCCGCCCGAGCGCGGCATCTGCCACCAGGTCAACCTCGAATACCTCGCCACGGCCGTGCTCCAGGCACCGACCGACGAGGGCCTGCCGGTCGTCTACCCCGACACCCTCGTCGGGACCGACAGCCACACGACGATGATCAACGGCCTCGGCGTGATGGGCTGGGGCGTCGGCGGGATCGAGGCTGAGGCGGCGATGCTCGGGCAGCCGATCTACATGCTCATGCCCGAGGTCGTCGGCTTCCGCCTCAAGGGCCAGCTCAAGGAGGGCGTCACGGCGACCGACCTCACCCTCACTGTCACCCAGATGCTCCGCGCCCACGGCGTGGTCGGCAAGTTCGTCGAGTTCTTCGGGACCGGCCTCTCGTCGATGTCGCTCCCCGACCGCGCCACGATTGCCAACATGGCCCCGGAGTACGGCGCGACGATGGGCTTCTTCCCCATCGACCAGGAGACGCTCGACTTCATGGCGCGCACCAACCGCTCGCCCGAACTCGTGGAGACCGTCAAGCGCTACACCCAGCTCCAGGGCCTCTTCCGGACCGACGCCACCCCCGACCCGGAGTTCGCCTCGGTTCTCGAACTCGACCTCGCCGAGGTCGAGCCCAGCCTCGCCGGGCCCAAGCGCCCGCAGGACCGGATCACGCTTCCGAACGTGCAGGGCGAGTTCCGCGAGAGCCTCACGCGCCCCGCCTCACCCCAGGGCTTTGGGTTGAAGGAAGACGCCCTCGACAACACTGGCCGCTACGAAGACGACGAGGGCAACGCGCTCGACATGGAGCACGGCGACGTGACGATCGCCGCGATCACGAGCTGCACCAACACCTCGAACCCGAGCGTGATGCTCGCCGCGGGCCTGCTCGCCAAGAAGGCCGTCGAGCGCGGCCTCAGCGTCAAGCCCTACGTCAAGACCAGCCTCGCGCCCGGCAGCCGCGTCGTCACCGAGTACCTCGACGAGGCTGGCCTCCAGCCGTACCTCGACAAGCTCGGCTTCAGCCTCGTCGGCTACGGCTGCACGACGTGCATCGGCAACTCCGGCCCGCTCCCCGAGCCGGTCGCCAAGGCCATCACCGACGGCGACCTGATCGTCTCGGGTGTGCTGTCCGGCAACCGCAACTTCGAGGGCCGCATCCACGCCCTCGTCAAGGCCAACTACCTCGCTTCGCCGCCGCTCGTCGTCGCCTACGCGCTCGCCGGCACCGTCGACATCGACCTCCAGAACGACCCCATCGGCACCGACGCCGACGGCAAGGAGGTCTTCCTCAACGAGGTGTGGCCGAGCCAGCAGGAGATCCTCGACGCCATCAACGCCTCGGTCAAGCCGAGCCAGTTCGCCGAGATGTACGACGGGATCGAGGACTCGAACCCGCGCTGGAACGAGATGCCGGTCGAGGGCGGCGCGCTCTTCGCCTGGAGCGACGAGAGCACCTACATCCAGGAGCCGCCGTTCTTCCTCGACGTGACGCCCGAGGTGCCGACGATTGCGCCCATCGACGACGCCCGCGTGCTCGTCAAGGTCGGCGACTCGGTGACGACAGACCACATCTCACCTGCCGGCGCGATTCCGAAGGACGAGCCCGCCGGCCGCTTCCTGCAGGAGCGCGGCGTCGAGCCGAAGGACTTCAACTCGTTCGGCTCCCGGCGCGGGAACGACCGCGTGATGACGCGCGGTACGTTCGGCAACATCCGCCTCCGCAACCGCATGGCTCCCGGCACCGAGGGCGGCTGGACGACCTACCTCCCGACTGGCGAGCAGACCTACATCTACGACGCCGCGATGCGCTACCGCGAGACGGGCACTCCGCTCGTCGTCCTCGCCGGCAACGACTACGGCATGGGCTCGTCGCGCGACTGGGCGGCCAAGGGGACGATCCTCCTCGGCGTCCGCGCGGTCATCGCGCAGTCGTTCGAGCGCATCCACCGCTCGAACCTCGGCGGGATGGGCGTCCTCCCGATGCTGTTCAAGGACGGCGCGGACCCCGAAGCCCTCGGCCTCGACGGCACCGAGCACTTCTCGGTCCCCGTGACCGACGACGTGAAGCCGCTCCAGAACCTGACCGTGACCGCGACAAAAGCCGACGGCACCGAGGTCTCATTCGACGTGACGGTCGCGCTCAACACGCCAATCGAGGTCGAGTACTACCGCCACGGCGGCATCCTGCACTACGTCCTCCGCGACTTCCTCAGCACCGCGCTGGAGACGGCGTAG
- a CDS encoding lycopene cyclase domain-containing protein: MTYLQFHFVFTLPAILALRMAGPRLERRDGFKATLSLALIALIAFAYTTPWDNYLVQTGVWGYGPGRVLATVGHVPIEEYMFFVLQPILTGFWLYHLIWGRLADRLGPEPNTQPSAAARWTGTVGYLAGALVGAFLLAPEPTRYLALILVWACPVLAVQWAYGGHHLWRLRRLVFWAVAVPTLYLWVADRIALALGIWHISERFTTGIAPGGLPLEEALFFLVTNVLVVQGLVLMLHTWGVEAVRQLDLPAFAAPRRTGSRAPVHAEV, translated from the coding sequence ATGACCTATCTCCAGTTCCACTTCGTCTTCACCCTACCGGCCATTCTGGCGCTGCGGATGGCCGGTCCACGCCTAGAGCGCCGCGACGGGTTCAAGGCCACCCTCTCGCTCGCCCTGATCGCACTCATCGCGTTCGCCTACACGACGCCGTGGGACAACTACCTCGTGCAGACCGGCGTCTGGGGATACGGCCCCGGCCGCGTCCTGGCGACGGTAGGCCACGTCCCGATCGAGGAGTACATGTTCTTCGTGCTCCAGCCTATCCTGACGGGCTTCTGGCTCTACCACCTGATCTGGGGCCGCCTGGCGGACCGGCTGGGCCCGGAGCCTAACACCCAGCCGTCGGCCGCGGCGCGCTGGACTGGGACCGTGGGCTACCTTGCCGGAGCACTCGTGGGGGCCTTCCTGCTCGCCCCCGAGCCGACGCGCTACCTCGCGCTGATCCTCGTCTGGGCTTGCCCGGTGCTCGCCGTGCAGTGGGCCTACGGCGGCCACCACCTCTGGCGGCTCCGCCGGCTAGTCTTCTGGGCCGTCGCCGTCCCGACCCTCTACCTCTGGGTCGCGGACCGGATCGCGCTCGCGCTCGGCATCTGGCACATCTCGGAGCGCTTCACGACGGGCATCGCGCCGGGCGGCCTTCCGCTCGAAGAGGCGCTGTTCTTCCTCGTGACGAACGTGCTCGTGGTGCAGGGCCTGGTGCTGATGCTCCATACCTGGGGCGTGGAGGCCGTGCGGCAGCTTGACCTGCCCGCCTTCGCGGCCCCTCGGCGCACCGGGTCGCGCGCACCGGTCCACGCAGAGGTGTGA
- a CDS encoding Brp/Blh family beta-carotene 15,15'-dioxygenase, with protein sequence MTYAPPVSAGRTVRPAVWLGWLSVPTLVLAAALGLRTEGAWLYAPFIVSIVLFGLPHGAVDHLVLLRLDGSPLRLRPLVRVLAVYLAPGLAYLAFWFVAPVAAFVFFIAMTWFHWGQGDVHSLLVLTGGRHLRARWQRGLALVVRGGMPMLVPLLAFPETYLGVAQSVVGAILGDGAVASSVSPAVRLGAGAGFGLLVALHLAAGWAASTPATRRDWIVDAAETVMLAVFFATVHPLLAVGVYFCLWHAVRHLVRIALTASEAPPPVRVSGTGYLAHGVVMTVLALGLLAGLYLLVPVTPDSVGDLVGLYLLLISTLTLPHVWVVVRMDAEEGVFRRGG encoded by the coding sequence GTGACGTACGCTCCGCCCGTCTCGGCCGGCCGGACCGTCCGCCCAGCCGTTTGGCTGGGCTGGCTCTCCGTCCCGACCCTCGTACTGGCGGCGGCGCTCGGGTTGAGGACGGAGGGCGCATGGCTCTACGCTCCGTTCATCGTGAGCATCGTGCTCTTCGGGCTGCCGCACGGGGCCGTAGACCACCTCGTGCTCCTCCGGCTCGACGGATCGCCACTCCGGCTTCGGCCGCTCGTGCGCGTCCTAGCGGTCTACCTCGCCCCCGGCCTCGCCTACCTCGCGTTCTGGTTCGTCGCACCGGTAGCGGCGTTCGTGTTCTTCATCGCCATGACGTGGTTCCACTGGGGGCAGGGCGACGTGCACAGCCTGTTGGTCCTCACCGGCGGGCGGCATCTGCGGGCACGGTGGCAGCGGGGCCTCGCGCTCGTCGTGCGCGGCGGGATGCCGATGCTCGTTCCCCTCCTGGCCTTTCCCGAGACCTACCTCGGCGTGGCGCAGTCGGTGGTTGGGGCGATCCTGGGAGACGGTGCCGTTGCGTCCTCCGTATCGCCCGCCGTGCGCCTGGGTGCAGGCGCGGGTTTCGGGCTGCTCGTCGCGCTCCACCTCGCCGCCGGGTGGGCCGCCAGCACGCCGGCGACACGGCGCGACTGGATCGTCGACGCCGCCGAGACCGTCATGCTGGCGGTGTTCTTTGCCACGGTGCATCCGCTCCTCGCCGTCGGGGTCTACTTTTGCCTGTGGCACGCGGTGCGCCACCTCGTTCGCATCGCACTGACGGCCTCAGAAGCCCCGCCGCCGGTCCGGGTGTCGGGCACCGGCTACCTGGCGCACGGGGTCGTGATGACGGTCCTGGCCCTCGGCCTGCTCGCCGGGCTCTACCTGCTCGTCCCGGTCACGCCCGACTCAGTGGGCGACCTCGTGGGGCTGTACCTGCTGCTGATCTCGACGCTCACGCTGCCCCACGTCTGGGTCGTGGTCCGGATGGACGCGGAGGAAGGGGTTTTTCGGCGGGGAGGGTAG